GCGAGGGGCTAAACCTGCAACGCCTGGGCACCCTGATCAACCTCGACCTCCCCTGGAACCCCACCCGCCTCGAGCAGCGCAAGGGACGCATCCAGCGCATCGGCCAGGTTCGTGACGTGGTGCAGATCTACAACATGCGCTACCGCGGCTCGGTCGAAGACCGCGTCCACCAGCTGCTGTCGACCCGCCTGCAGGGCATCTATCACCTCTTCGGCCAGCTGCCCGACGTGCTCGAGGACGTGTGGGTCGAGGTCGCCCTCGGCGAGATGGCGCAGGCCGAGAAGCGCCTCGACGAGACGCCCAAGGAGCACCCCTTCGACCTGAAGTACCGCCATGTGAAGAAGACCCCGTGGGAGACGTGCGCGCAGGTTCTGTCGGCCTCGGCGATGGAGGAAGAATTGCGGCGGGGGTGGCGGGGGTGAGCGCAGAGGTGCGTGACGATGGGTCGACGTTGGCGCACAGCCCTTGGGGCGAGATGGTGTCCGACGATCGTCTGCCTGCGCTGTTGCGCGACGTGAGTGGGCTGCTCACGACCATCGGCGCCCTGCGCTCGGAGATGCGCGAGCAGGGCGAGAAGGCCGAGAAGCAGCGCCGTCACGATCTACTCGATCTGATTGCGGTGGTCGATGGGTTTGAAGACGTTGTCGAGAGTCTCGAAAGCGTGAAGGCAAAGATGGCGGCAGACGAGCAACGCCCCTTTCAGCGGTTGCGCATTGTGGGGAAGCAGCTCACGCGGTGGCTCAACCAGCGAGGGGTGCAGGCGTTTGATGCGGTCGGCGAGTTCGACCCGCACCTTCACCTGGCCGTAGATGTCGAGCTCGATGCCTCGCGCCCCGCAGGCGCCATTGCCCGACAGCTCAAGCGGGGCTACCGCGTCAACGGTCTTCTGCTGCGTGCCGCGCACGTTGTCGTGATCACCGACGATCCGACCGTCGTGAATGTCGGAACCTTCGAGGAGAGAGGCTGAACATGGGCCGCAAAGTGGGCATCGATCTCGGAACCACCAATACCGTCGTGGCCATCGCCGATGGAGCGAGTCCGCGCGTGCTTCGCAACAAGGAAGGTGAGGAACTGACCCTCTCGGTCGTGGGGGTTCCGCGGCGAGGCAACGCAAACGATCTTCTGGTGGGCACCCCCGCCTACCGAAACTGGAAGACCATGCCCCGTGACACGGCGCTATCAGTGAAGCGCCTGATGGGGCGAGGATACGAAGACGATGCGGTGCAGACCCTGAAAGAGAAGGTGCTCTACGAGATCATCGAGCCGGAAGATGGTACGGGGCAGAGCCTGCGCGTCGTGCTGGCCGATCAAGAGTACTCCCCGGTCGAGATCTCGGCACGTATTCTCGCAAAGGTGAAAGCCGACGCCGAGTTTCAGCTTGACGGTGACCCCGTCACCCACGCGGTGATCACAGTGCCCGCCTACTTCAGCGAGGTGCAGCGCAAGGCCACCCGAGACGCGGCGAAGGAAGCGGGGCTCGAGGTCATCCAGATCCTTGACGAGCCTACGGCGGCGGCCATCGCCTTTGGTCTCGAGCGCGGTGTCGAAGATCCGCGCATCGTGCTCGTGTACGACTTCGGTGGCGGAACCTTCGACATCTCGGTGCTCACCTGGGCCAACAGCAATTTCGCCCCCATGAACCTCGAGGGCGACATGTGGCTGGGTGGTGACGACCTCGATGAGGTCATCGTCGACAAGATCGTTGCGAACGTACAAGATGAGTATGACATCGATCTTCGAGACGGCGACCACGACAAGGTTCTCGTCGAGGTCAAGCAGGAGGCGCGCAGGCTTAAAGAGGCACTGAGTGCCGCAGAGAGCGGCGATATTCTCATCACGACGCCGGACTTCGACATCGATTTCAGCATCACGCGCGAAGAGTTCGAGCTCGCCATCATCGACCTGGTGGCCACCTATCGCGCCTGTGGATGCGGGCAGAACAACGACGTCGATTCTGCCACCTGTCACGCTTGCGGGGCCTCCATCAGCCAGCTGCCCGAACAAGACGGGAAGGCCATTGCGCTGATCCGGCGCGCGCTGCAGAACGCGCATCTGACGATAGATGACGTCGACTACGTGCTTCTCGCAGGCAACTCGACCCTGGTGCCGTTGGTGCGAAGGTCCGTCGACAAGCTGTTCGGTCGCAAGATCAAGTCGGTGTCGCATCCCAAGCTGGTGGTGGCTCAGGGTGCGGCGGTGGTCGCGGCCCAGGTGGGCGATCGCCTCGTCTGCGCGTCATGGCTGCCCGACAAGCAGCGAGAGTGTGGGGTGATGAATGAACGCGGCGCCACCATATGCGCCGCTTGCGGTGCGGTTCTGGGCGCCGATGGTTCAGCTGCTGGCGGGGCGCCCATCATCACCGTGGGCAGTGGAACGACGAATACCCCACGCCGGACGCCAGGCGAAAGTGGAAGACCTTCCACACGCAGCAACCCGACCAGCTGCTGGCGTTTCTGCCCGTCTTCGGAAAGAAGCCCGATGAGATGGAGTCACAAGGGAAAGCCTTCGTTCGGCTTCCCAAGGGGCGGCCGGCGGGTTTTCCCATTGACGTGTCGATCTGGCTTGATGTGGATGGTACGTTCCAGGCTGAGGCCCGTACCTCGACGGGCCAGCCCCTGCAGGTGCTGCACGACAAGGGTGAGGTCATCAGCCACGCAGCCGACGCCTTGGTAGAGGCGGAGATGGTGATCGAGAGTCACAAGAGCGAAGCCAAGGCCGATGATCTCAATCTGCTGCGCGAGAAGCGCGATCAAACCCTCGAGCAGATCTTCAGCGACCATCCAGAGCACGCCACCGCAACGGCCGCGCAGATGCGGGCGATTGCACAGGAGTGGGGTAAGGTCGATGAGACCTTGCGACAGAAGGTAGAATATCTGGTCAAGTGGGCAGATGGGCACCTCAACTACTACGGTTGGGCGTATGAATCAGAGAGACTGGCGCTGGTTCGACAGCGAATCGACGAAGCGCGGAAGGCCCTGCTGCCCAACGCTGAAGACACACTGCAGTTGCATCATCAGATGCTCGATGCGGCCACCAACAATCCGCCCCCGGTGGTACACCAGTTCTATGCGCTCTACGATGTATTGAGCACGCGAGTCGAACCCAGATCTCCGGCCAGGGCTCAGCACTTTCGTGAAGAGCTCAAAGCCGTGCGTGGCCGTTTTGTAGCACGCGATGGAGGTGCAGAGAAGCACTTGCGTGAGGTCACCGATGCGATTCACCACGCCGCTGCAGACAGCGGTGTTGCTCTGGCGGAGCCTGTTCGAGAGTGTGCGACGTGTGGTCAGGTGCTCAAGCCCGGTGCCCGCTACTGTGCGTCCGGTCACGATAGCTGGCTCTTGCGCGAGGGCGCATCGGAGGCGGGAGAGGAGGCGTTTCTCTGAGAGATCCGCTTCAACCCCATCAGACTCCCTATGAGGTCTTGGGCGTTCTGCCAAGTGCAACTGAGGCTGAGATCACGGCAGCGTTCAAGATAGCCGTAAGCAAGACCAGAGATGTCAACGCGGTACAGGCAGCAAGACTCGCACTTCTACGGCCGCTCGAACGCTCGCTGGTTGACTTGTTTCTGTATCAGGAGACAGGGCTGCGTCTTCTGGGAACGGCGCCGAGCGGACTTCAGCTCACCCTTACGCGTTCTGAAGAGTTCAGAACCTACCTGGGTCAGTCGTGGACCAATCGCCTGGTCCCAAGATTCCCAAACATCCACATGGTTCAGAGCCTGGCGGTGCTCTACTGGTGGGGTGCGCAGGGGGGCAGCGATCCCGAGCGCTGGGCCAATGCCATTGCATTCTGTGTGGGCCTCGCCTGTCACCCGAGGTTGAGCCTGGTGGCTTCTCCGCCGCATGTCGACGTTTCCGCAGAGCTCGAAGACGCCGTGGTGAGCCGCATTCGTTCGGCCTTGCAACGGGTCTCTGAAGTCTGGTTGCATGCTTCGAATGAGAGCAGCACGCTCCTGGAGCTGTTCGACCTCGAGCTGAAGGCTGCGCGAGCGCTGCGCGCGCTTGACTTGAGGGCAAACGGCGTGTGCATCGCCGCGGGGCCACTTCTGCTATCGCGCGTCGGAATGCTGCCGTCGATGCGCGCTACTATCGATCAGCAGCTCAAGAACAGCAGCAGCGAGGGTCTGCTTCGTGCCCATTGGCTGCTAGGTTCGCACGGTGCCACAACGCTGCTCATCGAGCGTGGCGAGTTCGAGACCGCAGAGAAGCGGCTGAGGTCGTGCGAGGCGAGCACAGAGGCGCGCGAGCTGCTGTCACGAGCGCTTCGTGGAAGGGCTCGAGGCGTGTTGCAGGGGGGAGACACCGAGACCGCATTCGCACTGTGGAGGGAGTCGCTCGATGCCACGTCAGTTGCGTCGGTGCGCGCCGATATCTGCCTCGAAGTGGTGCGCGCTGTTATTCCCATGGTCCGTCGCCTTCATCGCGACGAGCTCGATGCGCGCATCTCGTTGCTCAAGCCCGCCTACGACATCACGCCGGATGACGACGTCCGCGCGATGCTGGGTGATGCGTCATATTCGCGCGCGTATCGCAACCTGGTCAAGGATGACGAGATGAACGACGGCAACCTGCGAGAACGGGGAGCTGTGTTACTGGCGCGCCAGTCGAAGGCGGCGGCCGACATGGCGCTGGCCGCCACGCTGGGGGTAGTGCATGCCAAACAGGTTCAGGGCTGGTTTCATGAGCGCCACCAGATTCTCGAGCGGAAGGTGCAAGCGTTAGGGCCGGCACCGCTCGAGAATGACGGGCAGCTGACGCTCTTCTCGATATTCAGCCAGGAGTCTTCGACTGAAGATGAGCGTGGGTCTGGCAAGGCTCTTGCTAGGGTCTGGAGCCGCGCTTTGGAGGGCGAGGGTCACGCGCTT
The nucleotide sequence above comes from Pseudomonadota bacterium. Encoded proteins:
- the grpE gene encoding nucleotide exchange factor GrpE, with protein sequence MAGVSAEVRDDGSTLAHSPWGEMVSDDRLPALLRDVSGLLTTIGALRSEMREQGEKAEKQRRHDLLDLIAVVDGFEDVVESLESVKAKMAADEQRPFQRLRIVGKQLTRWLNQRGVQAFDAVGEFDPHLHLAVDVELDASRPAGAIARQLKRGYRVNGLLLRAAHVVVITDDPTVVNVGTFEERG
- a CDS encoding Hsp70 family protein, yielding MGRKVGIDLGTTNTVVAIADGASPRVLRNKEGEELTLSVVGVPRRGNANDLLVGTPAYRNWKTMPRDTALSVKRLMGRGYEDDAVQTLKEKVLYEIIEPEDGTGQSLRVVLADQEYSPVEISARILAKVKADAEFQLDGDPVTHAVITVPAYFSEVQRKATRDAAKEAGLEVIQILDEPTAAAIAFGLERGVEDPRIVLVYDFGGGTFDISVLTWANSNFAPMNLEGDMWLGGDDLDEVIVDKIVANVQDEYDIDLRDGDHDKVLVEVKQEARRLKEALSAAESGDILITTPDFDIDFSITREEFELAIIDLVATYRACGCGQNNDVDSATCHACGASISQLPEQDGKAIALIRRALQNAHLTIDDVDYVLLAGNSTLVPLVRRSVDKLFGRKIKSVSHPKLVVAQGAAVVAAQVGDRLVCASWLPDKQRECGVMNERGATICAACGAVLGADGSAAGGAPIITVGSGTTNTPRRTPGESGRPSTRSNPTSCWRFCPSSERSPMRWSHKGKPSFGFPRGGRRVFPLTCRSGLMWMVRSRLRPVPRRASPCRCCTTRVRSSATQPTPW
- a CDS encoding helicase SNF2; this translates as EGLNLQRLGTLINLDLPWNPTRLEQRKGRIQRIGQVRDVVQIYNMRYRGSVEDRVHQLLSTRLQGIYHLFGQLPDVLEDVWVEVALGEMAQAEKRLDETPKEHPFDLKYRHVKKTPWETCAQVLSASAMEEELRRGWRG